The Paenibacillus beijingensis nucleotide sequence TTGAGCCGGATAGGCATTCGGTCGGTGGACCGATATTGAGACCATTAAAGCGACTGCTGCCGCGCCTTAAGCGATTGTTGATTCGCCATAAGCAATTTTGGCATGACTTATGCCATTATCGGGCGCAATAAACTCGGCGCCTTAAAGCGTTAAGCCCGCTGGACCGCTTTGCTTGCCAAAGCTTTCAGCGTCTCCCGGATAAACGCGGGTTCGTCCTTCGGCGTGCGCGACGTGATGATGTTGCGGTCCACGATAACTTCCTTGTTTTCAAAGACCGCACCTGCATTTTTCAAATCATCCTGCAGCGGCGGATAGCTTGTGAGCGTGTGACCATTTGCCAGTCCTGCGCTGATCAATATTTGCGGGCCATGACAGATGGCTGCAATCGTTTTGCCCTTCTGGTCGATCTGACGGACAAAGTTTTGAATGTCCGGATCAAGCCGCAGCGACTCCGGCGAAGAACCGCCCGGAATGACAACAGCGTCGTAATCGTCCGCTTTTGCGTCTTTTATGGCGAGCTCCGTCGTATATTGCGCCTGCTTTTGCTTGCCTTCCAATTTTTCTCCGGCCTTCAGACCGATAATAACCGTTTCGTGCCCTTCCGACCGGATGGCGTTATACGGTTTTTGCATTTCACTGTCCTCAAACTGCGGTCCCAGCAAAAATGCGATTTTAGCCATATGGATCCACTCCTTTAACGGTTTTTTATGCACGCTCTATTATTACCCTGCCCGCCGGATTAGAATCGCCGACCGCACAATTTTGTTTCTTTTATATGAAAAATCTCTGCCTTCGCCCGGCGAATATGGAAGCCAAGTAGACAAGCAGGAAAAAGATCATCATCACCGCCGCGTACCGGTACATGCCGGCGTAGCCGGCGTAAGACGCGACGATACCGAGCAGCATCGAACCTGCGGCAATGCCGAAGTCGATCGAACTGTAAAAAAGGCTGTTGGCGGAGGCGTGCTTTTCCGGCGGTGTGACACGAAGCATCCATGCCTGAATCGTCGGCTGAATTGCCCCGAAGCCGAGGCCGTACATAAGCGCCGAAACGGTCAGCAGCGCCAAAGTGTCGGAATACGACAGCAGTGCGAGAGCGGCCGCCACAACAGCCGAACCCGGAATAAGAATCGGCGCATGGCCGTAGCGGTCGAATATGCGGCCCGATATCGGGCGGACGATCAATACCGTGACGGAGTTGAACAGAAAAAATAACCCGACCTGCGCCAAATGGACTTCCTTTCCGAACAGAGCGATGAAGCCGAGCAGTCCTCCGTACGTAATCGACAAAAGCGCATTAAGCAGCGCCGGCAAAAGCTGGCGCGTTATACTGCTGTACTCGCTCCCGGAACCGACTGCCGCTGCACGGGCCGCTCCCGTGCCGGCATCTCCGGTATTGCCCGGGATGACCGGCCCACGCCGATCTCCCGGACTAACCTCTGCGGCGGCGGCAATTCTCAGAACGGCCGGATGGGCAGGCTGCGGTGGAATGCTGCGCGTCAGCAGCAGAAGCGGCACGATCAGAATGGTTGAGGCAGCCCCGATAACGGTCAGCAGCCCGAATCCGTACGAGTCGAGCACGTAAAGGCCGATTGTCGGACCGATCGACATGGCCAAGCTTGTGGACAGGCCGAAATATCCGATTCCTTCGCCGAGGCGGCGGGGCGGAATGATCTGCGTCACAAGCGTGGGCATCACGGTGCTGGCCGCCCCGAAGCCGAAGCCAAACAGCACGCGAAGCAGCAGCAGCAAGCCGACCGACGAGGCATAAGGGTACGCGATCGTTGCTCCGGCCGCCAGCATAATGCCGCCAAACAAAATTGTACCGCGCTGCACCTTGCGCATGAGCGCCGCCGCGGCAAACCGCGCTGCGATAGCCGAAGCCGCGAACAGGCTGATCGCGAGACTGACCGTAAAGTCGCCGGGATGAAACGTTTCTTTTACATAACTGGGCAAAGGCGACATCAGCAGCTGCACACAAAAAAACAGCAAAAAATAACAAAGGGTGAGCGTAATAAAAGAAGTCGTCCACAGCTTTATTTGCAGGGGCTGCTCCATCCGCTCCCATTCTTGCTTCCGCTTCCCGTCCAAACCGCTTCCTCCTTACTCTTTCCCGCTCAGCCCGTCCACGTTGTCTCCGATGTGGCGCAGCAGACGGAGGAGCGTCTCGATTTCGCCGTCCGACAACCCGGCTGCCGCGTCCTGCACCGCTTTTTTCTCAATCGGCTCCGTTTGCCGGATCAGTTCCTTGCCTTTATCCGTTATCGTAATGCGGAAGGAGCGGCGGTCGTTTTCGCCAATTTTGCGCCTGACAAGCCCCTTCGCCTCCAGCGCATCCAGTATGCGTGTCGTCGTCGGCTTGTCTTTTCCGGAACGTTCCGCGATTTCTTTCTGGATACAGCCGTCCATCTCTTGAATGCGGTACAAAACGGACCACTGCTCGGGCGTAATATCGTAATCCTTCAGCCGTTGCAGCAGCAGATGGGAAAGCTTGCGGTACGTCACTCCCATCAAAAAACCGATCGATCCGTCCAGACCTTCCCGATTCATAGACCAAGCCCCTTTTTTAATATTAGTTTATACAACAACTATATTTATAACAATAAATCCCGTCAACTGCTCCCGTTCTTTGCAGGAATGATTTACCTTAACGATTTTGTAACTTTATCGCATTTTTAGTCGTTTAGGATATAATCACATTTGTTTATTCACGTGGTATGATCTATATTGACTGCAAATTCATTTTATCCGGAGGCTAGTGGCAATGACAACGAAACGTTTCCCGTTACCATTACGGCTCGCGGCTCTGGGCATAGCGGGAAGTCTGATCCTGACCGGAGCTTCCGCTTTCGCAGCAGACGCCGCTTCTTCATCCAACCCGGCAGCGGAAACCGGCGCCCCTTCTTCGCAGCCTGTGCAAAGCAAAATCACGGTGACAACGAAAACGGTGGAGCAAAGCACCGAGACGTACACGGCAAAGCTTAAAATTCCGGTCATAAGCGGAATGGCCGATACCGTCTATCAAAAGGAATTGAATTCGAAAATTTACAATACGGCGATGAACGATCTGGAGGCAATGAAACAGCCGGCGCAAGTCGATTACAACAGCTCGAAGGAAATCGAAGACTACACCTTCCACCCCTACGAGCTGGTGATGGACTATGAAATGACGGCCGGCGGCGGCACCGCGGACAATTATATTTTTTCGCTCGTTCAGACCCGCTATATCTATACCGGAGGAGCGCACGGCATGACCGTCAAAAACGGTTTCAATGTGACCAACAGCAAGACCGCAGCTGCCGTAACGCTCAAAAGCTTGTTCGGGAGCGACTACAAATCGATCATTAACAAAAAGATCGCCGCCGACATCGCCAAAAATTCAGATCAATCCGGCGTCGATTCTTTTACGACCATCGCAGACGACCAACCGTTTTATGTGAAAAATGGCGCCGTGCAAATCGTGTTCCAGCCCGGCGAGATCGGTCCTTACGCCGCAGGCATGCTGGAGTTCACCCTACCGATTCCGCAAAAGGATGACGGCGATTCCGCCGACGGCGACCTGAGCGGCATGGCGGTCAAAGCGGGGAGCACGACGATCCCGGCTTCGCAAGCCGGGCTTTACATGAGCAAGGACGGCGTCGCGATGGCTCCGCTGCGGCTGATTGCGTCCGCTCTCGGCTACACGCTCAAGTGGGACCAGCCCACGAGCTCGGCCGAGCTGACCAAGGGCAATCAATGGACGTCCGTTACAAAAAATAAAGACTATTATACGGTAAATAAAATGGCCCCGATTACACTCGGCACGGCGCCGATTATCGACAAAACCGGCAAAATGTACGTGCCGCTCTCGTTCTTTAACGTCATTTTGAATGCCAAAATCAGCTACGGCACCGATTCCGTAACCATTACGCTGGATGATGCGGCTAGCGGAACGGATATGGCAAAATAACGCTTCGAAAAAAACCCGCCGGGGAAACGTCCCCGGCGGGTTTCACATGTTTGCGCAGCTTATCAGCGGTAGTTGTGCGATTTCTCAACGGTGCCGACGATGCTCGGGATGATGCTCGTTCCATTCCTTCGCCTGGGCAGTCGCAATGGCAATCGCCCGTCCTTCCCCGTACCCGTCTTCCAGCAGCGCATTGGCAATTTCGACCGCTTTGCTTCGGACGCGCGGCTCAAGGTTTTTCATGGATACGGGGTAATCGCTTTTGGTCCATGGCATGTTGATGTCCTCCTTTCGGTTCGCATCGATGCTTGCGGCGGCAGAAGCGGCTCTATCGGCTCCGCGGCGTTACACCAGCTTGTTATCCTCATATGCGTCGTATTCCAGATAGCGGTCCCGGTTTAGCGACTCATGACGACGCAGTATGCCGCTCACGGCCGCAGCTTCCGACTCGTCAGCCTGCACCATGACCAGAATGCGGTCGTTCTTAATATGGCCTTCGTATTCCTCCGCTTCCTGCTGCGGAATGCCGAGGCCGACAAGTCCTCCTACCAGACCCAGGGCTCCCGCTCCGGCGACCGCGCCACTGAGCGCAGCGGCGATCGGACCGGCAGCCAAAATAGGGCCAATGCCCGGAATGGCCAATGCGCCGAGGCCTGCAAGCAGACCGAGCGCTCCGCCCGCAATGCCTCCGGTCGTCACTCCCGCTGCCATCCCTTCGGGCGCCATCGAGCCCGTTTCTTCCGACATGGCCGACAAGCGGTCGCGGTCCCGCGTCACAATCGATATATCGCTAGGCGAATACCCGTGCCTTTTCAAATCCTCTATCGCATCAACCGCCTGCTGCTCCTGCTCGAATACGCCAACTAGTCTTCTTGCCATCATGTATCCCTCCCGGTGATGATTTCAAGATTTCTAAGTTGTTCGTATGCCTCTTTACCCCTATCGGGCGGAAAGTAATCGGAGCAAGTCACAAGCCTTGGCGGCAGCAGCGCCAATAAATCGGAAATGATCAGCGCTCTTGGCTGCCCGTTTTCCTTATAAAATCGGCGAAAGCAGCCGGCTGACGGATTCCTTGAACTTCTGCCACACCGGGCGCTGGTGATAAAGCTCCAGCGACAGCTCGCGGCAGTGCCGCAGATCGCGGTTAAATATATCCTGCAGCCGCTTCGCCGTCTCCGAATCGTACAGAAACGCATTGACCTCAAAGTTGAGCTTGAAGCTGCGGATGTCGATATTCGCCGTCCCGACCGAAGCGATCGTGCCGTCCACCACCATCGTTTTGGCATGAAGGAATCCTTTGTGATACAAGTAACACTTAATCCCGGAAGCGAGCAATTCGCCGAAATAGGAATGGGACGCCCAGTAGACGAAGAAGTGGTCCGGACTTGCCGGCAGCATGACCTTTACATCGACGCCGGAGAGCGATGCCATCTTGAGCGCGTTCAGCAGACTCTCGTCCGGTACAAAATAGGGGGTTTGCAGCAGGATCGAATGCTTGGCGGAATTGATCATTTTGATCAACCCGTTCTTGATATGCTGCCACTCCGAGTCCGGACCGCTTGAGACGATCTGCATTCCGACTTCGCCATCCGATTCCGGCCGGGGAAAATAAAGTGCATCGGTAATAATCGGCTTCGAGGAAGCGAGCGTCCAGTCGAGCAAAAAGCGGTCCTGAAGCTGAAGCACGGCACTGCCTTCAATCCGCAGATGGGTGTCCCGCCAAAACCCGTAGTAAGGATCGTCGCCCACATACTCGTCGCCGATGTTGAACCCGCCGATATAACCGTATTTTCCGTCGATAATGACCAGCTTGCGGTGATTCCGGTAATTCAAACGCGGGTTAATAAAGAATATCTTGGATGGAAAAAAAGCGCCGACCTGCCCGCCGGCCTTCTCCAGCATGCGCAGAAACCGTTTCTTCAGCATGAGGCTGCCGATATCGTCGTAAATGAGGCGCACCTCGACGCCCTCGGAAGCTTTGCGCGCCAGCGCTTCCAGCACAAGCTTGCCCAGATTGTCGTTGCGGATGATGTAATACATCAGATGGATATGATGCTCGGCCTGCTCGATGTCCCGCAGCAGCGAAGCGAACTT carries:
- a CDS encoding type 1 glutamine amidotransferase domain-containing protein, producing MAKIAFLLGPQFEDSEMQKPYNAIRSEGHETVIIGLKAGEKLEGKQKQAQYTTELAIKDAKADDYDAVVIPGGSSPESLRLDPDIQNFVRQIDQKGKTIAAICHGPQILISAGLANGHTLTSYPPLQDDLKNAGAVFENKEVIVDRNIITSRTPKDEPAFIRETLKALASKAVQRA
- a CDS encoding MFS transporter, with protein sequence MDGKRKQEWERMEQPLQIKLWTTSFITLTLCYFLLFFCVQLLMSPLPSYVKETFHPGDFTVSLAISLFAASAIAARFAAAALMRKVQRGTILFGGIMLAAGATIAYPYASSVGLLLLLRVLFGFGFGAASTVMPTLVTQIIPPRRLGEGIGYFGLSTSLAMSIGPTIGLYVLDSYGFGLLTVIGAASTILIVPLLLLTRSIPPQPAHPAVLRIAAAAEVSPGDRRGPVIPGNTGDAGTGAARAAAVGSGSEYSSITRQLLPALLNALLSITYGGLLGFIALFGKEVHLAQVGLFFLFNSVTVLIVRPISGRIFDRYGHAPILIPGSAVVAAALALLSYSDTLALLTVSALMYGLGFGAIQPTIQAWMLRVTPPEKHASANSLFYSSIDFGIAAGSMLLGIVASYAGYAGMYRYAAVMMIFFLLVYLASIFAGRRQRFFI
- a CDS encoding MarR family winged helix-turn-helix transcriptional regulator — encoded protein: MNREGLDGSIGFLMGVTYRKLSHLLLQRLKDYDITPEQWSVLYRIQEMDGCIQKEIAERSGKDKPTTTRILDALEAKGLVRRKIGENDRRSFRITITDKGKELIRQTEPIEKKAVQDAAAGLSDGEIETLLRLLRHIGDNVDGLSGKE
- a CDS encoding stalk domain-containing protein, giving the protein MTTKRFPLPLRLAALGIAGSLILTGASAFAADAASSSNPAAETGAPSSQPVQSKITVTTKTVEQSTETYTAKLKIPVISGMADTVYQKELNSKIYNTAMNDLEAMKQPAQVDYNSSKEIEDYTFHPYELVMDYEMTAGGGTADNYIFSLVQTRYIYTGGAHGMTVKNGFNVTNSKTAAAVTLKSLFGSDYKSIINKKIAADIAKNSDQSGVDSFTTIADDQPFYVKNGAVQIVFQPGEIGPYAAGMLEFTLPIPQKDDGDSADGDLSGMAVKAGSTTIPASQAGLYMSKDGVAMAPLRLIASALGYTLKWDQPTSSAELTKGNQWTSVTKNKDYYTVNKMAPITLGTAPIIDKTGKMYVPLSFFNVILNAKISYGTDSVTITLDDAASGTDMAK
- a CDS encoding general stress protein; amino-acid sequence: MARRLVGVFEQEQQAVDAIEDLKRHGYSPSDISIVTRDRDRLSAMSEETGSMAPEGMAAGVTTGGIAGGALGLLAGLGALAIPGIGPILAAGPIAAALSGAVAGAGALGLVGGLVGLGIPQQEAEEYEGHIKNDRILVMVQADESEAAAVSGILRRHESLNRDRYLEYDAYEDNKLV
- the cls gene encoding cardiolipin synthase — protein: MAFFFDQVYSVFYLLNLALAITVIFLERRNIAATWAWLMVLYFLPVVGFVLYLLLGQNLSRRRIYKYKVSQIKAARKRLQAQQRIVQQGLLSYKDPLMMHYQDMIYMNLVSSDALFTQNNRVEIFTEGESKFASLLRDIEQAEHHIHLMYYIIRNDNLGKLVLEALARKASEGVEVRLIYDDIGSLMLKKRFLRMLEKAGGQVGAFFPSKIFFINPRLNYRNHRKLVIIDGKYGYIGGFNIGDEYVGDDPYYGFWRDTHLRIEGSAVLQLQDRFLLDWTLASSKPIITDALYFPRPESDGEVGMQIVSSGPDSEWQHIKNGLIKMINSAKHSILLQTPYFVPDESLLNALKMASLSGVDVKVMLPASPDHFFVYWASHSYFGELLASGIKCYLYHKGFLHAKTMVVDGTIASVGTANIDIRSFKLNFEVNAFLYDSETAKRLQDIFNRDLRHCRELSLELYHQRPVWQKFKESVSRLLSPIL